The genomic segment GCCACCCCATCGCCAACGACGGAAATGTCGATGTCCTTCGTGGCACGCCGCATCAGGACATCCCGCACGTAGCCGCCGACAAGATAAATTTCGAAACCGCTTGCGTCGGCCGCCTCTCCTAATAGACGAGGCAGCTCGTCATGTATCTCGAGGTGTTGCATTATCAGTCAAATCTTCTCGAATTGCGAAATGTAGCTAATCGGCTTCACTGAATCAAAGGCGGACCGCGGAGTGCCTGATTCCTGATTCGGGATGCACACAATCCGGCGAATACAGACTAGCCGGTGAGTCTGACTTTATGGCAGACTCTTTTCGGCAATAACCCGCCAAAATTGGTCACCGCAGTGTTGTTTCGATTTTTGACTGCAAAAAATGTCCGCTATTTGTTGATATAAGGCAATTCCGTGTCTGGTACGCGGTTTGATATACTGCAGGGGATACCCATTTTTCAAGGAAGGAAAACATGCCACATTTTCGATTTGAACCCGCAAAAGACTTCGAGAACTTCGCGCAGAAAATGAAGAAGTTCATCGACGAGTTCCCCGAAACCTTCTCCTTCGAGCTGGGGCGCGGATTCGAGCCGCGCGTCGACGTGTTGCACGACGATCAGCGCGTGTATGTGTACGTCGAGCTGGCAGGAGTGAGGAAGGAAGATCTCTCGATCTCCTACAAGGACGAATCGGTGACAGTGAGCGGCACCCGCATGCCCGCATATAATCCCGAAGAAGTGGTGCCGACCCGTGTCGAACGAGCCTTCGGGTCATTCACCCGCAAGGTCGCTCTGCCCTGTGATGTCAAGCCCGACTCCGTGCAGGCACGGTTCAACGACGGTGTATTGCTTGTGACATTCGACAAGGTCAAGGCGGCCGCACCCAACGAAATCAAAATCGACATCCAATAAAACCGACAGCACCCCCGCAGCGCGGGGCGTCTTTTCAAGGAGGACAGCACACATGAGTAAAATCATCGGAATCGACCTGGGCACGACAAACTCCGTCGTTGCGGTGATGGAGGGAACCACCCCGGTCGTCATCCCGAATTCCGACGGCGGACGCACGACGCCATCCGTCATCGGTTTCAAGAAGGATGGTGAACGCGTGATCGGCAACGCCGCAAAGCGTCAGGCCGTCACGAATCCGCAGAACACCGTGTATTCGATCAAACGCTTCATGGGACGTCTGCATGGTGAAGTGGCGACCGAGATAACCGAGGTCCCTTACAAGGTTGTCGCGGGCGAAAACGGTTCCGCGCGTGTCGACATTTCCGGGCGCATCTATTCCCCGCCCGAAATCAGCGCGATGGTGCTGCAGGCATTAAAAAAATCCGCCGAGGAATACCTCGGCCATACCGTCACTGAGGCCGTCATCACTGTGCCTGCGTACTTCAACGACGCGCAGCGTCAGGCCACGAAGGATGCGGGCGAAATTGCGGGACTCACAGTGCGCCGCATCATCAACGAGCCCACTGCAGCGGCGCTCGCCTACGGTCTCGACAAAAAGCGCGAGAACGAAAAGGTGGCCGTGTACGACCTGGGCGGCGGCACCTTCGATATATCGATCCTCGAACTCGGCGACGGTGTGTTCGAAGTGAAGTCCACCAACGGCGACACCCACTTGGGCGGCGACGATTTCGACAAGCGGCTCATTGATTATCTCGCGGACGAATTCCACAAGGCCGAAGGCATCGATCTGCGCAAAGATCCGATGGCCCTGCAGCGGCTCAAGGAAGCGTCGGAAAAGGCCAAGATGGAACTGTCGACACTGTTGCAGACTGAAGTGAATCTTCCCTTCATCACTGCTACAGCCGATGGCCCCAAGCATCTTACTACCACCATCACACGCACAAAATTCGAACAGCTCGTGGACGATCTCGTTCGGCGGACTGTCGAACCCTGCAAGCGGGCTCTCACAGACGCAGGTCTGACGCCGAATGATATCGACGAGGTCATTCTTGTGGGCGGCTCGACCCGCATTCCCAAGGTGCAGGAACTGGTCAAGAGTCTGTTCGGGCGCGAGCCCCACAAGGGCGTAAATCCCGATGAAGTGGTGGCGGTCGGTGCGGCGATACAGGGCGGCGTTCTCTCGGGCGACGTGACCGATGTGCTTCTTCTTGACGTCACTCCTCTGTCGCTTGGCATCGAGACCCTCGGCGGCGTGATGACCACGCTCATCCCCGCGAACACCACCATTCCGACCAAGAAGAGTGAGATCTTCTCAACCGCCTCCGACAGCCAGACGTCGGTCGAGATCCACGTGCTGCAGGGTGAACGGCCGATGGCGGTGGACAACCGCACCTTGGGCCGCTTCCACCTCGATGGCATACCGCCCGCGCCGCGCGGCGTGCCGCAGGTTGAAGTCACCTTCGACATCGACGCCAACGGTATCCTCCACGTCTCGGCAAAAGACAAGGCGACAAACAAGGAACAGTCGATCCGCATCACGTCCTCGAGCGGCCTGAACAAGGAAGAGGTCGAACGGATGAAGCGCGACGCAACGGAACACGCGGCGGAGGACAAGAAGCGGAAGGAAGAGATCGACCTTCGCAATCAGGCGGACAGCCTCGTGTTTCACACGAAGAAGCAGCTCGAGGACTTCAAGGACAAGCTCGATGCAGGCATGATCGCGCGTCTCGAAGCCGACTCCGCAAAACTCGAGGAGGCGCTGAAGAGCGGCGTGGCGGCGGACATACAGCCTGCCATGGACGCCTTGAACAAGACGTGGAACGAGGCCTCGACGCAGATGTACCAGCAGGCATCCGCGCAGCAGCCACAGGGCGAGCCGCAGCCGGGTTCGGAGGGCAAGAAAAACGTCGAAGACGCCGATTACGAAGTGGTGGACGAATCAAAATAATCGGACCAACTCATCCTTTATCGATGCCGGCCCCAGGGCCGGCATCTTTTTTTCGCGGCGCCAATTGAGTACATTTTATTTTCTGAACAAGGAAAACAGAACATGGTCTCACAGAAATTGCTCGACATACTCGTCTGCCCCATGGGCAAGGCGCCACTGCGTCTCGAAGGAAACACACTGGTGTGCGAGCGCTGCGGCCCGCGATTCCGCATTGAAGACGATATCCCCATCATGCTCATCGACGAGGCGGAACTGCCCTCCGGGATAACACGTATAGAGGAACTCCCCTGCATGAGGGGCGATCAGCACTCCTGATCAGGCGATAAAGGCGCGTATCTGCGCGGCGATGCCGTCGGCATCGAGCTGGTGCTTGCGGTAGAGTTCCGCAGGGGATCCGGATTCGCCGTACACGTTACGGACACCGATGCGCAGCATGCGTGTGGGCTGCTGTTCGCCGAGGACCTCCGCAACCGCTCCGCCCAGACCGCCGATGATGCTGTGGTCCTCCACGGTCACGACGCGGCCGGTCTCGCGCGCCGCGGCAACAACAGCGGCTTCGTCCAGCGGTTTGATCGTGTGCATGTTGAGGACACGCGCGTCTACGCCTTCCACGGCGAGCAGCTCGGCCGCGTGCAGCGCGTTTGCAACCACGGGACCGGACGCCAGTATGGCCAGGTCCTTTCCATTGCGCAATTGATCGGCCTTGCCGAATTCGAAGGCGTACTCGCTCCCGTGCAGATCAGGGAGCGCCTGCCGGGTCAGCCGCAGAAATGAGGGAGCGGGATTGTCGACGAGGAAGCGCACGGCGGCGCGAGCTTCCGCATCGTCGGCGGGCTGAATGATGCGCATGTTCGGCAGCGTGCGCATCAATGCCACGTCCTCGAGCGCCATCTGACTGTAGCCGTCCTCCCCCACCCCGATACCGCAGTGCGTGCCGACGATGGTGACGTTGGCCTCGGAGTAAGCGATCGACATGCGAATCGTCTCGAAG from the Ignavibacteriota bacterium genome contains:
- a CDS encoding Hsp20/alpha crystallin family protein translates to MPHFRFEPAKDFENFAQKMKKFIDEFPETFSFELGRGFEPRVDVLHDDQRVYVYVELAGVRKEDLSISYKDESVTVSGTRMPAYNPEEVVPTRVERAFGSFTRKVALPCDVKPDSVQARFNDGVLLVTFDKVKAAAPNEIKIDIQ
- a CDS encoding transketolase family protein → MSKATRVSFGEEIAALGASHNDIVVFDADLAKSTQSWIFGSKYPDRFFEMGIQEQNMIGTAAGMALCGKKPFICSFSTFVVGRFETIRMSIAYSEANVTIVGTHCGIGVGEDGYSQMALEDVALMRTLPNMRIIQPADDAEARAAVRFLVDNPAPSFLRLTRQALPDLHGSEYAFEFGKADQLRNGKDLAILASGPVVANALHAAELLAVEGVDARVLNMHTIKPLDEAAVVAAARETGRVVTVEDHSIIGGLGGAVAEVLGEQQPTRMLRIGVRNVYGESGSPAELYRKHQLDADGIAAQIRAFIA
- the dnaK gene encoding molecular chaperone DnaK, which encodes MSKIIGIDLGTTNSVVAVMEGTTPVVIPNSDGGRTTPSVIGFKKDGERVIGNAAKRQAVTNPQNTVYSIKRFMGRLHGEVATEITEVPYKVVAGENGSARVDISGRIYSPPEISAMVLQALKKSAEEYLGHTVTEAVITVPAYFNDAQRQATKDAGEIAGLTVRRIINEPTAAALAYGLDKKRENEKVAVYDLGGGTFDISILELGDGVFEVKSTNGDTHLGGDDFDKRLIDYLADEFHKAEGIDLRKDPMALQRLKEASEKAKMELSTLLQTEVNLPFITATADGPKHLTTTITRTKFEQLVDDLVRRTVEPCKRALTDAGLTPNDIDEVILVGGSTRIPKVQELVKSLFGREPHKGVNPDEVVAVGAAIQGGVLSGDVTDVLLLDVTPLSLGIETLGGVMTTLIPANTTIPTKKSEIFSTASDSQTSVEIHVLQGERPMAVDNRTLGRFHLDGIPPAPRGVPQVEVTFDIDANGILHVSAKDKATNKEQSIRITSSSGLNKEEVERMKRDATEHAAEDKKRKEEIDLRNQADSLVFHTKKQLEDFKDKLDAGMIARLEADSAKLEEALKSGVAADIQPAMDALNKTWNEASTQMYQQASAQQPQGEPQPGSEGKKNVEDADYEVVDESK